The Kribbella jejuensis region TCGGCGACCCGGATGAACCCGAACACCAGCGAGGTGATGCCGAGCGTCGAGGTGAGCGCGCCGGCCAGGTCGAACCGGCCGGTCTCCGGCTCGGTCTCGGTCAGCACCCGGCGCGCTGCGAAGATCAGCGCGGCTCCGATCGGCACGTTGATGAACAGGCCCCAGCGCCAGGACGCCCACTCGGTCAGCATGCCGCCGAGCACCAGCCCGACGCTGCCGCCGCCGGACGAGATCAGGCTGTAGTAGCCGAGCGCCTTCATCCGCTCGGGACCTTCGCGGTAGGTGAGCATCAGCAGCGTCAGCGCTGCCGGTGCCGCGATCGCGCCACCGATGCCCTGCAGGACGCGGGCCGCGAGCAGCAGTTCGGCGTTCGGCGCGAGACCGCCGAGCAGCGAGGCGAGCGTGAAGATGCTGACGCCGGTGACGAACACCCGGCGGCGGCCGAGTAGGTCGCCTGCCCGGGCGCCCAGCAGCAGCAGACCGCCGAACGCGAGCGCGTAGGCGTTCTGCACCCAGGACAGGCTGGACGGGCTGAAGTGCAGCGCCTCCCGGATGTGAGGCATCGCGATGTTCACCACGGTGGCGTCGAGGATCACCATCAGCTGGGTGACCAGGATGACTGCGAGTACTACCCCGGGACGCCGGGCAGGCGTACCGGAATCGGCGCCGGCCGGCGCCGCGGTTGTTGCCGACATAGTGCTCCTTACCCCAGAGGGGCTACAGTTGAGAAAGAAAGCGGAGACTTCCTCCGGATACAATACGGAGGCATCCTCCGCTTTGCAAGCGATATTGTTGACGAACCCTCGGGAGGAGGCTGGATGGCGCCGCAACCCATGCCCTGTACACGGCCGACGCGCGCGGACGCGGCCCGGAACTACGACCGTCTGGTGGCGGCCGCCCGGGAGACGTTCGCCGAGCACGGCACCGACACCTCGCTGGAGGAGATCGCCCGCCGGGCCGGCGTCGGCATCGGCACGCTGTACCGCCGGTTCCCGAACCGGACGGCGCTGCTCGAGGCGGTCTACGTCGACGAGATCCAGTCGGTCGTGGATCGCGCGTACGAGTTCGACAAGGAGTTCGCGCCGTTCGACGCGCTGGCCGCGTGGCTGCGCAGCTTCGTCGGCTACGGGCTGTCCAAGAAGAGCCTGTCGCACGAGCTGACGCTTGCCCTCGGCAAGGAATCCCCTTTCTTCGCGGCCTGCAAGATGAACGTCCAGGAGGCCGGGAATCTCCTGCTGGGGAAGGCGAAGCAGGCCGGTGAGGTGCGCCCAGAGGTGGACCTGATGGACCTGCTCCGGCTGGTCGGTGGCATCACCCACTCCCCGGACACGCCGCCCGAGCAGGCGCACCGCCTTCTCGACATCGTCCTCTGCGGACTCAGGCCTGCAGTTGAGACCGTGAAGGGTTAGCCGCGTCCTTCGGCGTGGGCTTTCAGCGGCGGACCTGGCGGCGGGCGTCGAGTTGCGCGTGGTCGGCGGCGGTCAGCCCGGCGTGCCACCCGGCGCCGTTGGTGATCCGCGTCCGCCGGGTCGTCGTGTTCGGGAACAGTTGGGTGAACAACGCGTCCACCTGCTCCTCGCGTTTGGCCAGCACCGGCAGCAGGCGACCCGCCTCCGCTTCTGCTACGGCGGCCTGGGTCGCGGCGGCGGTCTGCTCGAGCCGCTCGCCGATCCGTTGCGCGTAGGCCATCAGGAACGACTGCCGGAACGACCGCGTGCGGGATTCGCCGCGATGGCCGATGTGCTTGCCAGCGGCAATCATCGCGCGGTTCGCCTGCACCAGCAGGGACGTGCTGAGGATCTCGGTGTGCTGCAGGTTGACCT contains the following coding sequences:
- a CDS encoding TetR/AcrR family transcriptional regulator, whose protein sequence is MAPQPMPCTRPTRADAARNYDRLVAAARETFAEHGTDTSLEEIARRAGVGIGTLYRRFPNRTALLEAVYVDEIQSVVDRAYEFDKEFAPFDALAAWLRSFVGYGLSKKSLSHELTLALGKESPFFAACKMNVQEAGNLLLGKAKQAGEVRPEVDLMDLLRLVGGITHSPDTPPEQAHRLLDIVLCGLRPAVETVKG